The window AATGATATCAAAGCAGGAAAAAACACCTTAGCCGTTCGTTTAGGGCCACAAGGTGCGCGCATTTATCATGCAATAATCATTATCGTTGCCATCCTATGTTTAGTGATGTTCAAGCTTACCTACCTATCAGGTTGGAGCGGCTGGTTATTTCTATTTGCCGTTCCTATGCTGCTCAATCACCTTCGTCGTGTTGTGACCGACCCGACTCCCGAAGGGATGAGACCCCTCCTTGAAAACATGGTCAAAGCAGCACTGGTAACGAACGTTTTATTCGCTATTGGCGTGGTAATGAGCAAATAATCTGCGTTATTTGACTAATTTTTGACTTTTCCCGTCTATTTTTAGGCGGGGAATTTTGCCAAGTGCGGTTCAAAAGGGATATACTGATATTCTCTTGCAGCAAAAAAGACCTAAATCCTATGAAATATGATACTTCCGAACTCTGCGATATATACCAAGAAAGCGTTAACGTGGTAGAACCTCTTTTCTCCAACTTTGGTGGACGTACTTCATTTGGCGGTCAAATCATTACAGTGAAGTGCTTTGAAGATAACGGCCTTCTGTATGATTTGCTGGAAGAAGAAGGCGCAGGCCGTATTCTGCTAGTCGATGGCGGTGGTTCTGTTCGTAAGGCGCTGATCGATGCTGAAGTGGCAAGGCTAGCCGTTGATAACCACTGGGAAGGTATTGTGGTTTATGGTGCCGTGCGCCAAGTTGATACCCTAATGGAACTGGATCTTGGGATCCAAGCTATCGCTGCGATACCCGCAGGCTGCCCTGATGAAGGTATCGGTGAAAGCGATATCCGCGTTAACTTTGGTGGCGTAACGTTCTTTTCGGGTGATTATCTGTATGCTGATAATACAGGGATCATTTTGTCTGAAGAGCCCCTCACTGACAACGGTGATGACGACTTTAACGACATTATCGACGAATAACCTTCACAAATACAAGAATCGATAAATAAGGGCAATCGCCCTTATTTTTTTGTCATTAAGCAGATGCTCGTTTCTGTTTACAACAGGTACAGCAATGATTGAATTCGAAGATACTCATAAAAATAAAAAAGGCCACATTAATAGTGACCTGATTTAAAATCAGTTTTCCGTAAATAATCCACATCATTCCTCTATTCTATATAGTTCGTTTCGTAGGTAGGCGGTAAGCGAGGCTAGCCCAAGGAGCATACATCAGTATGTGACTTGAGTAGCTGAGTGCAACCAACACCCCTACAAAGTGAAATATGACGAGGAAATTACTCTATATAGTTCGTTTCGTAGGTAGGCGGTAAGCGAGACTAGCCCAAGGAGCATACATCAGTATGTGACTTGAGTAGC of the Providencia rettgeri genome contains:
- the rraA gene encoding ribonuclease E activity regulator RraA — translated: MKYDTSELCDIYQESVNVVEPLFSNFGGRTSFGGQIITVKCFEDNGLLYDLLEEEGAGRILLVDGGGSVRKALIDAEVARLAVDNHWEGIVVYGAVRQVDTLMELDLGIQAIAAIPAGCPDEGIGESDIRVNFGGVTFFSGDYLYADNTGIILSEEPLTDNGDDDFNDIIDE